In one window of Ruminococcus hominis DNA:
- the dpaL gene encoding diaminopropionate ammonia-lyase, translating to MESIKWAVNKMPKTNDENLKIMSLDEVKKARAFHESFPQYTVTPLTKLDKMADMLGLGEVYIKDESYRFGLNAFKVLGGSFAMARYIAQQTGKDVSELPYNVLTSDALKEEFGQATFFTATDGNHGRGVAWAANKLGQKAVVLMPKGTTQTRLNNILAEGATATIEEYNYDECVRMANDMAMKTENGIMVQDTAWDGYEEIPAWIMQGYGTMAMEAYDQLQDYGCERPTHVFIQAGVGSLAGAVQGYFANRYPENPPKVVVVEAEAAACLYKGASVGDGSIQIVDGDMVTIMAGLACGEPNTISWDILKNHVDTFIATPDWVAAKGMRMLAAPIKGDKPVTSGESGAAPFGTLACIMMMDEYKELREHLGLDENSKVLLFSTEGNTDPERYESIVWDGNEK from the coding sequence ATGGAATCAATCAAATGGGCAGTCAATAAGATGCCAAAGACAAACGATGAAAACCTGAAAATCATGAGTCTGGACGAAGTCAAAAAAGCTCGTGCTTTCCATGAAAGTTTTCCACAGTACACAGTAACACCACTTACTAAATTAGATAAGATGGCTGACATGCTCGGTCTTGGCGAAGTGTACATCAAAGATGAATCTTATCGTTTTGGACTGAACGCTTTCAAAGTACTCGGAGGTTCATTTGCAATGGCTCGTTACATTGCACAGCAGACAGGCAAAGATGTTTCAGAACTTCCTTATAATGTACTTACTTCTGATGCTCTTAAAGAAGAGTTCGGACAAGCTACATTCTTTACAGCTACAGATGGCAACCACGGACGTGGAGTTGCATGGGCTGCAAACAAGCTTGGACAGAAAGCAGTTGTCTTAATGCCAAAGGGAACAACACAGACACGACTGAACAACATTCTTGCTGAGGGTGCTACAGCTACTATCGAAGAATACAACTACGATGAATGTGTTCGTATGGCAAATGACATGGCTATGAAGACAGAGAACGGAATCATGGTTCAGGATACAGCTTGGGACGGATACGAAGAAATTCCAGCTTGGATCATGCAGGGATATGGAACAATGGCTATGGAGGCTTATGATCAGCTTCAGGATTATGGATGCGAGCGTCCTACACACGTATTTATCCAGGCTGGTGTTGGATCACTTGCCGGTGCTGTTCAGGGTTACTTCGCTAACAGATATCCAGAAAATCCACCGAAAGTTGTTGTTGTAGAAGCTGAAGCTGCTGCATGTCTTTACAAAGGTGCTTCTGTTGGTGACGGAAGTATCCAGATCGTAGACGGCGATATGGTTACTATCATGGCTGGTCTTGCTTGTGGTGAACCAAACACAATTTCATGGGATATTTTGAAAAACCATGTAGATACATTCATTGCTACTCCTGACTGGGTTGCTGCTAAAGGTATGCGTATGCTTGCTGCTCCTATCAAAGGAGACAAACCGGTCACATCTGGTGAATCAGGAGCTGCTCCATTCGGAACACTTGCTTGCATCATGATGATGGATGAGTACAAAGAATTAAGAGAACATCTTGGATTAGATGAAAACTCAAAAGTATTACTCTTCTCTACAGAAGGTAACACAGACCCAGAACGTTATGAATCAATCGTTTGGGATGGAAATGAAAAATAA
- the ygeW gene encoding knotted carbamoyltransferase YgeW has translation MDAKLQGYIDKLNALNFKEMYNGDFFLTWEKTDDEIEAVFTVADALRYMRENNISTKVFESGLGISLFRDNSTRTRFSFASACNLLGLEVQDLDEGKSQVAHGETVRETANMISFMADVIGIRDDMYIGKGNKYMHEVVDAVTQGNKDGILEQKPTLVNLQCDIDHPTQAMADMLHIIHEFGGVENLKGKKLAMTWAYSPSYGKPLSVPQGIIGLMTRFGMDVVLAHPEGYEVFEDVEKVAEENAKKSGGSFTKTNNMAEAFKDADIVYPKSWAPFAAMEKRTELYGNGDTEGIKELEKELLAQNAEHKDWACTEELMATTKDGKALYMHCLPADISGVSCEEGEVDASVFDRYRDPLYKEASFKPYIIAAMIFLAKFENPTEILKKLEERGCPRIFE, from the coding sequence ATGGACGCAAAATTACAGGGATATATTGACAAATTAAACGCATTAAACTTCAAAGAGATGTACAATGGTGATTTCTTCTTAACATGGGAGAAAACAGACGACGAAATCGAAGCTGTATTTACAGTAGCTGACGCTCTTCGTTACATGAGAGAAAACAACATCTCTACAAAAGTATTTGAAAGCGGACTTGGAATCTCTTTATTCCGTGATAACTCTACACGTACACGTTTCTCTTTCGCTTCTGCTTGTAACCTGTTAGGTCTTGAAGTTCAGGATCTTGACGAAGGAAAATCTCAGGTTGCTCACGGTGAAACAGTTCGTGAAACAGCTAACATGATTTCTTTCATGGCTGATGTAATCGGTATCCGTGATGATATGTACATCGGAAAAGGTAACAAATATATGCATGAAGTTGTTGACGCTGTAACACAGGGAAACAAAGACGGTATCTTAGAGCAGAAACCTACACTTGTTAACCTTCAGTGCGATATCGACCACCCAACACAGGCAATGGCTGATATGCTTCACATCATCCACGAGTTCGGCGGAGTTGAGAATTTGAAAGGTAAAAAACTTGCTATGACATGGGCTTACTCTCCATCTTATGGTAAACCACTTTCAGTTCCACAGGGAATCATCGGACTTATGACACGTTTCGGAATGGATGTTGTTCTTGCTCATCCAGAAGGATACGAAGTATTCGAAGATGTAGAAAAAGTTGCTGAAGAAAACGCTAAAAAATCAGGCGGATCATTCACAAAAACAAACAACATGGCAGAAGCTTTCAAAGATGCTGATATCGTATATCCAAAGAGCTGGGCTCCATTCGCAGCTATGGAAAAACGTACAGAACTATACGGAAATGGTGATACAGAAGGTATCAAAGAACTTGAGAAAGAACTTCTTGCTCAGAACGCAGAGCACAAAGATTGGGCTTGTACAGAAGAGCTTATGGCTACAACAAAAGACGGAAAAGCTCTTTACATGCACTGTCTGCCAGCTGATATCTCAGGCGTAAGCTGTGAAGAAGGTGAAGTAGATGCTTCTGTATTCGATCGTTACAGAGATCCACTTTACAAAGAAGCTAGCTTCAAACCATATATCATCGCAGCTATGATCTTCCTTGCTAAATTCGAGAATCCAACAGAGATCTTGAAAAAACTGGAAGAAAGAGGATGCCCTAGAATTTTCGAATAA
- the arcC gene encoding carbamate kinase, whose protein sequence is MSKKKRIVIALGGNALGNTLPEQMAAVKITARAIVDLIEEGCEVVVAHGNGPQVGMINNAMLALTHEDEKQPNTPLSVCVAMSQAYIGYDLQNALREELLNRGITDIPVATMITQVRVDENDPAFENPSKPIGRFLTKEQADEMAEKYNYIMKEDAGRGYRRVVASPKPQEIVEIGTIRNMVNAGELVIACGGGGIPVTLQGNHLKGASAVIDKDFASCLMAKNLDADFLIILTAVEKVAVNYGKPDEKWIDHMTVEEAKQYMEEGHFAPGSMLPKVQAAVDFAESKPGRQALITLLEKAKDGINGVTGTRISL, encoded by the coding sequence ATGTCTAAAAAGAAGAGAATTGTCATTGCTCTCGGGGGAAATGCTCTTGGCAATACACTTCCAGAGCAGATGGCAGCAGTTAAAATTACAGCTCGTGCAATCGTTGATCTGATTGAAGAAGGCTGTGAAGTTGTTGTTGCACATGGCAACGGACCACAGGTTGGTATGATTAATAATGCTATGCTCGCTTTAACTCATGAAGATGAAAAACAGCCTAACACACCACTTTCTGTTTGTGTTGCGATGAGCCAGGCTTACATCGGTTATGACTTGCAGAATGCATTACGTGAAGAATTGTTAAATCGTGGAATCACAGATATTCCGGTTGCTACAATGATCACACAGGTTCGTGTAGATGAAAATGATCCGGCTTTCGAAAATCCATCAAAACCAATCGGACGTTTCTTAACAAAAGAACAGGCTGATGAGATGGCTGAGAAATATAACTATATCATGAAAGAGGATGCAGGACGTGGATATCGCCGTGTTGTTGCTTCTCCAAAGCCACAGGAAATCGTTGAAATTGGAACAATCCGTAACATGGTTAATGCAGGTGAACTTGTTATCGCTTGTGGTGGTGGCGGTATTCCTGTTACATTGCAGGGAAATCACTTAAAAGGTGCCAGCGCAGTTATCGATAAAGACTTCGCAAGCTGTCTGATGGCTAAAAATCTGGACGCTGACTTCCTCATCATCCTTACAGCTGTAGAAAAAGTTGCTGTAAACTATGGAAAACCAGATGAAAAATGGATTGATCATATGACAGTTGAGGAAGCAAAACAGTACATGGAAGAAGGTCACTTCGCTCCTGGTTCTATGCTTCCAAAAGTTCAGGCTGCGGTTGACTTTGCAGAATCAAAACCTGGTCGTCAGGCATTGATCACATTGCTTGAAAAAGCAAAAGATGGTATCAATGGAGTAACTGGTACACGTATTTCACTTTAA
- a CDS encoding YgeY family selenium metabolism-linked hydrolase → MDLNKIKEAAQGYEKEMTAFLRAIVKNPGESCDEKAHIDTIAAEMKKVGFDEVQIDPQGNVIGYMGTGDKIIAFDAHIDTVGIGNIDNWTFDPYEGYETETEIGGRGVSDQCGGIVSAVYGAKIMKEQNLIPEGYKVMVVGTVQEEDCDGLCWQYIINEDKVRPEFVVSTEPTDGGIYRGQRGRMEIRVDVKGVSCHGSAPERGDNAIYKMADILQDIRALNENDAEDGTEIKGLVKMLDPKYNKDYEEARFLGRGTVTTSQIFYTSPSRCAVADSCSVSLDRRMTFGETWESCLDEIRALPSVQKYGDDVTVSMYNYDRPSYTGCVYEIECYFPTWAIPKDHAVTKALEEAYTGLYGDARIGAEETLEMRQARPLTDKWTFSTNGVSIMGRNGIPCIGFGPGAEAQAHAPNEKTWKQDLVTCAAVYAALPKSYVK, encoded by the coding sequence ATGGATTTAAACAAAATCAAAGAGGCTGCACAGGGATATGAGAAAGAAATGACTGCATTCTTACGTGCAATCGTAAAAAACCCAGGAGAAAGCTGTGATGAGAAAGCTCATATCGACACTATCGCTGCTGAGATGAAAAAAGTAGGATTTGATGAAGTTCAGATCGATCCTCAGGGAAATGTAATCGGATACATGGGAACAGGCGACAAGATCATCGCATTTGATGCTCATATTGATACAGTAGGTATTGGTAACATCGATAACTGGACATTCGATCCATATGAAGGATACGAGACAGAGACAGAGATCGGTGGACGTGGAGTATCTGATCAGTGTGGCGGTATCGTATCAGCTGTTTATGGTGCTAAGATCATGAAAGAACAGAATCTTATTCCAGAAGGATACAAAGTAATGGTTGTTGGTACAGTTCAGGAAGAAGACTGTGATGGTCTTTGCTGGCAGTACATCATCAACGAAGACAAAGTTCGTCCTGAATTTGTAGTTTCTACAGAGCCTACAGATGGTGGTATCTACCGTGGACAGCGTGGACGTATGGAAATCCGTGTTGACGTTAAAGGTGTTTCTTGCCATGGTTCTGCTCCAGAGCGTGGAGACAATGCTATTTACAAAATGGCTGACATTCTCCAGGATATCCGTGCTTTGAATGAGAACGACGCTGAAGACGGAACAGAAATCAAAGGTCTTGTTAAAATGCTTGATCCTAAATACAACAAAGATTACGAAGAAGCTCGTTTCCTTGGACGTGGTACAGTTACAACATCTCAGATTTTCTACACATCTCCAAGCCGTTGTGCAGTAGCTGACTCTTGCTCAGTATCTCTTGACCGTCGTATGACATTCGGAGAGACATGGGAAAGCTGCTTAGATGAGATCCGTGCTTTACCTAGCGTACAGAAATACGGTGATGACGTAACAGTTTCTATGTACAACTATGACCGTCCTTCTTACACAGGATGTGTATATGAAATCGAGTGCTACTTCCCAACATGGGCTATTCCAAAAGACCATGCTGTAACAAAAGCTCTTGAAGAAGCTTATACAGGACTTTACGGAGATGCACGTATCGGTGCTGAAGAGACACTTGAGATGAGACAGGCTCGTCCATTAACAGATAAATGGACATTCTCTACAAACGGTGTATCTATCATGGGACGTAACGGAATCCCTTGTATCGGATTCGGACCTGGAGCAGAGGCTCAGGCTCACGCACCAAACGAGAAGACATGGAAACAGGATCTTGTTACATGTGCTGCAGTTTACGCTGCTCTTCCAAAATCATATGTGAAATAA
- a CDS encoding helix-turn-helix transcriptional regulator: MGKRLDLLKQISHGLAVHFGSNCEIVIHDLTKREIEHSIVCVENGSISGRQVGDGPSRIVLETLKRDPSKIHDRLSYLTKTESGQILKSSTMYVRGDDNNIEYIFALNYDITSLLTVENALHSLITTESELELEGGDGTSDGGLAQPQKITHNVNELLDSLIEQALALVGKPVAAMNKDDKVKVVQFLNNAGAFLITKSGDKVASLLGISKFTLYNYMDAANK; encoded by the coding sequence ATGGGTAAAAGGCTTGACTTATTAAAACAGATTAGTCATGGACTTGCGGTTCACTTCGGTAGTAATTGTGAAATTGTCATCCACGACTTAACCAAACGTGAGATTGAACATTCTATTGTATGTGTAGAGAATGGTTCTATCTCAGGCCGCCAGGTTGGCGACGGACCTTCACGCATTGTTCTTGAGACACTAAAAAGGGATCCATCTAAGATTCACGACAGACTTTCTTATTTAACTAAGACAGAAAGCGGACAGATTTTAAAGTCCAGTACAATGTATGTTCGTGGTGACGATAACAATATCGAATATATCTTTGCTTTAAACTACGATATTACTTCTTTATTAACAGTAGAAAATGCTCTTCACTCTCTGATCACAACAGAATCTGAATTGGAGTTGGAAGGAGGGGACGGAACTTCTGATGGCGGACTCGCACAGCCGCAGAAAATCACCCACAATGTGAATGAACTACTTGATTCTTTAATTGAACAGGCTCTTGCGCTTGTCGGCAAACCTGTCGCAGCAATGAACAAAGACGACAAAGTTAAGGTTGTACAATTTTTAAATAATGCGGGTGCTTTTCTTATCACAAAATCCGGAGACAAAGTTGCTTCCCTATTAGGCATTTCAAAGTTTACTCTCTATAATTATATGGATGCGGCTAACAAATAA